A region of the Littorina saxatilis isolate snail1 linkage group LG12, US_GU_Lsax_2.0, whole genome shotgun sequence genome:
CTCTTTTCCTGGCAATAACCTGATGAATATGATTCTGCCAATTTGAGATATAGTTACTGTTCacgaaacaaataaacaaatatcaGCAGACTTTTGTATCATATATCTTTACAGGGTTAGAGTTTGAACGCCACATTTTATACTTTCCAAAACTGACGGCACCAATTGCTGAAAGGTACATAAAAGAAATAAGTGTTCTTTTAGAACGTTAGCAATATATctgtacaatggaaccccccttttacaaCCCCCCAAttgaagacttcctcctttgaccctcatttttcacattttctgttcttggcctctgtaaatttacctccattttaggactccctcctttttaagacctgattttcttagattctTGAAGGCCGAAAgaagggggttccactatatTGGATTTctttagtttttgtttgtttgttttttgttgccaTTGTttccttttatttatttattttttttcaacatggttttatttctttttggtacatgacaacaacatcagacatcaacatcaaataacatcagaAAATACAAGACTATGCTATATGCATCTTCAAAAAtaagaaggaaaaaaataaaaaaaaaaacaggatTTCTTTGTTGTACCTGTTTCCTCAAGGGGTCAATGATGACCATGATAGCTGGATAACGACTCATCAGCTCCACCCAGAAGTCAACGATGTCATCTCCTGACTTCGGTTGCCCAGTAGTCACCTCGTACTTCCCCTTCTCCTGAAGGAACATAAGCAAACAACTGATGAGCACTCTGCAGACGGGAAAACGGTGTTTTAGGGTATGGAATAAAGGTTATTAACTGACATACGGTTCCCATTAACCACAAGTTTCCAGAATTTTacacatttttattttgaaaatacagTACATGGAAAGGAATATTCAACTAGCAAAAGACAATCAACTATCTAaaatagacttttttttttcttctgtcttgtTTGCATTTCAACAAATTCAACACACTGATGTGAAAGTTTCCAAAACCACATCTGGTTTTATCACTTAAAGGAAAATAACTGATGACAAAACATAATCTTGATAAAATGGTTctctcttataaaaaaaaacgtgaGATTAGTTAGGGATACATGTACTTAGATAAAACCATCTAGCAGATCATCTCTCTCCTTGGAAAAACGTGTCTTGTAAATTATTTTTGTTACAACATGTGAAGGTTGCCCTTAATTGAACCCAAAGTTGACTCCGCGAAGAATTAAAAAAGTCTTTTACTGAAAAAAGAGTGCcaagcttcatgcagccagcTTCATGGAGTCAACTTGGCCCAATCAGGCTTTACCGAATTCAACTTTGTTTTAGATACATGAATGCCCCGTTAAATTACAGTACATGTACTAAGCTCAGGTAAATGGAGAAAGAACATCAGAGATGTGGTGCACATTACTCGCATGCAATGAAAGTCTGCCTCAGCCAAGACAGCTACTACAGTGAAATGATTGTTCTTTAAAGACACCTATCTTACCATGCATATAAAGGATTGAGTATGCCACCACAGATGTGTCCAGGTTTTTACATTGGATAGGACCATCCGtctgcttggacacataccaaacatcaacatccTCAATGcttttgacgggcgcagtggcctggtggtaagacgccggcctcccaagcaggaggtcgtgggttcgaatcccggccgctgccgcctggtgggttaagggtggagatttttccgatctcccaggtcaacaaatgagcagacctgctatagtgccttatcccccttcgtgtgtacacacaagcacaagaccaagtgcgcatgaaaaagatcctgtaatccatgtcagagttcggtgggttatagaaacacaaaaatacccagcatgcttcctccgaaagcgacatatggctgcctaaaaggtggggtaaaaatggtcatacacataaaaatccactcgtgcaaaaaacaccagtgaacgtgggagtttcagcccatgaacgcagaagaagaagaatgcttTTTGTGCAGCGTGGGAATTTCTGATGAAATATTCAATAATTTGACACTAGTGTCAGTTTAAATATGAATTCATCTAAAacttcccactctgcacagacagcATTCAGGCTGGAAATATTTGGAATGAGTCCAAGTGAAGGGTTGGTCTTATCTAATTAAAATCCTGGACACGTCTGTGATGGTCACGTACACAATGGTCTAGGCTCAGGAAGGAAGGTATGTGTACCTTTAACGCTAATAGGTGCATGTTCATACACATGCAGAGAGAAACATTGCTCTGTATGTAAATTAACTTGCAGGTGTTATCAGTGCAATTACCTGGCCCTTTGCTCATAACATGATACATAAAATGTCCATCTCACAGATGCTGAATTTATACTTTATGGCAACTTTTACAGCTAGCACATGAACTTAATTAGAGTCTCcaattaaaacatttttgggggacatttaacaaacaaacaaacaaacaagcaaacaaacaaacaaaagcaatgaaaaatcaaacaaacacacacacaaacaagcaaataaagaGTGCTAGCAATAATAGCTCTATAAGTCTTGAAAAACAAATGTGGTGTGATACTAGCAACTTCTAGACCTTTAATTCAGTAAGGCGTCTGAAGAAAGTTTCACAATTGTGATCCACACTGACTGACTAATTACCTAGCACATTGTTTTGTCTTCTATACAAGAGACTATTTGGAACATTGCTCTGGCTGCATGGTCATGCATATACCATACATGACGTAAAATTGTTGACAACTTAATTACTTCAAGGTGAGGATAATGTTTTACGATGATTATAGGCTAATTATTTTTATCCCACATACGTGCGACATACCACTCATGTCttaacaatatcgttcactcCACAGTGCATGTGAAGAGGTCGTGTGTGGCAGGGACCTGATTTTCCACTGCCCGTGATACCGAGTCactgagacaaacgtcattctttGAACACTTGGAAGAATTTTAAGAACGTTCACGTCACGAATGCTTTCTAGAGGGACGTCTCTTTGCTTTGAAGTCAAAGATTACATGAGGCTTTCGGAGAGATCCAGGTTCCTTTTTGAAGCTTCTTCAATCTGGGCGCTTTCACTGAGGGACGTTTGGAGCAATAGAcacgcaagtacagtatgtaggataaacagaatactacatggcttcctaTGTGATACCTGAGTTTTACACTCGTTGTGTTTTCAAATATtaaaaagctcgctttcgcttgcagttcaatatttaaaagcAAGACTCATGTAAACCTGGTATCACAtaggaagccatgtagtattctctatgtatcgTTGGTGTTGCACACACTAGCCATCTACAGTCTGGAATCGAGTTTAAAAGGCTCTGTCCttccatagaccatttatcctggaccgccaactagctctctctccgctctttctctctattacgaggtagcggcctctcgcatttaggaacctacgcttacaagcctttcagaaatcagggggacgtgatatccggtgtcgattgcaaacatggacgaagttgccgaggtaagttctgaaaatgctaaaataaactcagcaaaagtgcatatggaacatgttttttgatgagttttgttaagtttagtttggagttttggaaaatccagttcattgtcacctcccattgtcacaaataactggagcgtgctttcttttcactgtcttcaaatcgctggcctttcaaaccggaagcgacgcgcccctgaaagtcgtaacctcgaagggtcacgtgacgagttggcggtccaggctatttggtctatggtccTTCCTGTGAAAACGGTTCtgatcaccatctcagatctggccatgaGGCTTTTTGCATGAGAAAAGAACATCCCTAAACTTGGATGACACATGACCACAAATCAACATCCGACTAATTCTTGAGCAGAATGAAAATGTTTTATCAGTAAATTTTACAGATTAAAACTGTGACTAGTGCCTGTTAACAAAATAATTCATCCAAAacttcccactctgcacagaaatcagccaggctgttgaatgttggtgtaTGTCCAAGTGGCAATTTGGCCTAATATAGTTGTAAAAGCTTGGCCAAAACTGAGATGGGTATTATCTATAGTCAAATTGTTTTCACATGGGAAAGAATTATGTCTTTACATATGCAGTTTATTGTGTGCACAACGTGTGACAAATATGTGCAAGCAACATTCATACGCACATCACTGTTCTGGGTTTCTGGCTGAAGCTTGATGATCAGTACAGTGTGCAAATAGATATGAAATGCTTCATGTTTAGAAAGTAGCAGAGTATTCTGAAGTAGTTTACCTCCCTTGAAGATGCTTTACTCTTCTAAATCCACAAAAAATGTTCCGTAAAAAATGGAGTAATCAGGTTTCACTGcagttaaacattttgtttacatttttcatgaacattttttttgaGTCTCAGGTGATGTGATTGTCACCTGTATAAGACTTAAACATCTTTTCATGATTTCACTACTGAAGGGATCGAAGCCAGGGTGTTCAGCCATGATCATCAGTGATTCAGTTATTTGCTACAAATGTCTACATATTGGTTCCTGCACAGATGATTGTTAGGTTGGAAAGTTGAGTAAAATTTATGAAAATGATCAAATGGAGATATTGTTATGAAaacaaatcaacacacacacacacgcacacactcaggcacacacacacacacacacacacacacacacacacacacacacacacacacacacacacacacacacaccacaaaggCATTCAAACTCTCTAATTTTCACtcttttcaagaaaaaaaacccaacaaaagTCAAAATCAAGAACATCCAATTCTCCCTTTCAAAGTGTTGCATCTCTTCAAATTCTGCTTCTTTTTGTCGCTTGATTATCTCTACAAAAAAATGTATCAGATAAAGTGGAACCCCACTTTTAAGATCTGAACAAATCCAagaaatcgggtcttaaaaaaaggCGGGAGCCTTAAAATGAAGGAAAATGTACAGACCTTCATCTGAAAAATGTGGGTCTGAACAGGGGTTTGAAAATACATTTAGGGTCtaaaaaggaggttccactgtatcatgcAAAATATACTCACAAAATCAAACATCTCGTGCGCAGCGGCATTGATGGCAATGTGCATGTCTTCACCAGGTGTCAGGTTGGCGGCAGTAATTGCCTCCACCAGGAGGTCCAGACCTTGCTCCGGTTTGTCAAACACCGGGCAGAGTGCCCCTGTCTCGCACACTGAGCGGGCAGCTGCCTGAAAATACACACTGATGTTCGTGAGCTGAGCTGAGCTGACAGCTGCCTCGAAAAACACACAGAGATGTAGGTGAGAAATTGACCCATGTCTCGCGTACTTCACAGACAGTCACCTGAAAATACACAGAGGCATTGGTGGGTCACTGACCCATGTCTCAAACACTCAGTAGGCAGCTGCCAGAAAATACACAGAAATGTTCGTGAGCTTAGCTGGCAGCTCCTTGAAAATACACAGAGACTATAGTGAGACAGTGCTTGAGTTTGTCAAACACGTACAAGCACAGTGCCCCTGTCCTAGACACTCTGAAGGCAGCTGCCTGAAAATACACTGAAATGTTTGTGAGAAAGTGCCCCTGTCTTGCACACTGATCTGGCAGCTTCCTGAAAATACACAGAGACTATGGTGAGACTTCGATTCAGTTTGTCAAGCAACAGGCAGTGAGCGCCCTTATCTAAGACACTGTGCACACTTTTACGGAATGTTAGAAACAGAATCGTAACTTACCCCTCCCTTGACACTCAGGGTCTTCTCCACATAATTGTAGATTCCCGTGATGTAGTCCAAActcttgaaaaaaagaaaaacaaaatcaaatcaaaactaAAATTGAATGAACAGTTTCAAGATTCATTTTACTCAGCGGCTTGTTGATTTTAGAAACAACTCAATGCTGAAGCCTTGCActcagtgttttttttatgttttgctATTTACTTTTTATTAGCAAAACTGTCAAAATGTACTTTATATTCATAACAACTGCATGAATCATGAACacgaaacagagagaaagggagagagcagagagagagaaaaagagagagagatgagaagAAACTGagtgtggcagagagagagagatgagaagaaactgagagagagagagagagagagagagagagagagatagataaaacagactgacagactgacagagagaaaatcacacagacaatcacacagaaaaaaagagtgtcagagacatgcagacagagacaaagacaaaaagaccattccgaacaaacaaacatgaacatAAACCAACGtaccaaccagccagccaaacACATACCTGTGTGTAGGAGAGACCAGGACTGGGGATAATCATAAACTCCTTAATGCAGTTATGCTTCCCTGCTGCTGCCTTGCCGCTCTGCATGATCGGAACCATGGGCAGAGGCATTCGCAGCTGAGTTGCCTGATAAAGGAACAGAGAGCACACCACCAGTGACTATCACTCTTTAGGACAAGCATTAAACATGTGAAAGTGTTGATACGGCCAACATGTTGTGCACCATTTCGACAGAAAAGcaaaacacaaggtaaaaatttgtacaaaaaacaaaaaacaaaaaaacaaattgtgtttcattttaattttttttatgttaaTTTTGTGTGCGTCTTTTTTCTTCAGTGTAATTCCCGTGTCTCTGATGAGACATTCTTTTTTGAGGGGATACAGCACATTTTAAAGTTAACATTAATCCCTTTACAACGGGTCCATGCAATGGCTTTGTGGATAAGACGTTGGCCTCCCATGCGGAAGGTTGCATGTTCAAATCCTGGCCActaggtggagatttttccaatctcccaggtcaacttctgTGCATGCCTGCTAGTGCATTATACTCCTCCATGTGTACAGgcaggcacaagaccaagtataTACGCACAGCAGATagcctgtaatccatgtcacagtgggttatagaaacatgaaaacacCTGGCACGCATCCTCCGAAAATGGAGTAAGGCTGCCTAAAAAGAGTCATACATGTGAAAACCAACTTGTGCAAAAAGGTGAGTGTACATtggagttgcagcccatgaacgcacaagaagaagaaaaaaaatctctttaCCTCAGGGTTGTAGAGGTTGGCGATGTGTTGATACACTGGCAGTTCCAAGGATTTGGCACcggccacacacacagcctgaCTGACGGCGCTCACCAACTCTGCTCCCTGCACGAATACCTCACGCGGCTCCTCTGGTATCACCACAGCGCTGCCTGACTTGCCCCCCTTGCCTCTGAGAAAAGACAGAACAAACATTTGACAAGaggcagtggaaccccccttataagaccctcaaaaatcggagaaaatcaggtcttacaaagAAGGGAATCTTCAACTGGgggtaagtttacagaggttatgaacagaacatttgaAAAAGTAATTGGGTCTTATGGTCAAACCTGCCCTTGCTACCACCGCTCGAAAGTGACCTACTGCCCACGACAACCACTCCCAAGGATCTCAGACGAGTTTttcttctatataattcacctttccatagcgaccatcTGTTCATTACGGCCACTTGTGACTGGTCCCTCGAGGTAAACCAAGTGCATGAAACGCTTGAATCACCTTCggaggcaaagccagtcaaacagaAGTGAGTTTGAGCTAAATaaatagccctataaaaactgctaTATATGAATGCAAAGGTTTGCCAGAGCATACCAGGTGACAACAGCAGCCAGCTAGACCCTACCACAAACAGCTCTCTACATCTCATGGGTGTGCTGTCATGCCGAGGTACCAGAAACGTACGAACTATAGAGCTACTATTaattgcttaaaggcatatgtacgcgatcccgtgtttacaaagtgtagtttgcccataatcgatgtcaaacgcaccataagaccatataatgacgatatgtcaccatgcgcggaccataatacatgcattacagcttgttctagcctctgaaaaagtgaggatgtcaacaaagccgcggtgttagctcccttgcatcaacgttacatgtgttgccaaatctataaataggacgatccagatcaaaatgaaaattaacatatctcaacattgaaggggtcctagaccacaatattttgcagggaacttaatttagcatgtctccagctgttggtaaagcaattagcgtgtatagtcatcgagtacatatgcctttaaagctcaaggcagggagacaactccatcAATGCAGAGCTGCTGCTGTGAAAGGGAGACATgcttcaccctgtcacacatgtAACAAATAAGATTTATGGTAGCAAAAAGCCTCACTTGGCAGAAttcctttcctttcctttcTTCTCTTTGGGTGAGACGGACACTGGGGGCTTCACTTCCTCAACTGGCGCCTCAACTTCCTCCAACTGTTTTCTGGCGTATTCCTCCTCCTTGATCATCTGCATGTACAGACTAACACAACCACAGCCTTTACTTTATATGGTAAAGTAGTGCTCTGTTCGTAATGAAACACGTACGTTATCTGCATGTACAGACTAACACAACCACAAGATTTACTTTATTTGGTAAAGTAGTGCTCGGTTGGTAATGAAACAGGTACGTCATCTGCATGTACAAACTAACACAACCACAGCCTTTACTTTATATGGTAAAGTAGTGCTCTGTTCGTAATGAAACACGTACGTTATCTGCATGTACAGACTAACACAACCACAAGATTTACTTTATTTGGTAAAGTAGTGCTCGGTTGGTAATGAAACAGGTACGTCATCTGCATGTACAAACTAACACAACCACAACCTTTACTTTATTTGGCTATGTAGTGCTCTGTTTGTAAAGGAACACTGCCGTAAAATGTCTTGTGATGCACTATTCTTCTGCCGTCACTAAACCAAACTGAATGAACATTTTGTTCAACATGTACGTAAGACTTGATGAAGAAACGTCATGGTACAGAGCAGCTAAGGCAGTCAACTTTATTTCCTGACTAAAACCAATGCTTTGAAGGGTAATGATGAGAATACAGTACAATGGGATACAGGGTAATAAAAAACATATTAATACTAAATTTTGGTGCCAACTTTCCTGTATATTCTACTTCTTTTATGATGAAGTTGAGTAGAAAAAAGAACACACCCACTcatgcacgcacccacgcactcATGCCTGCAAACACAGTCACATATGcgctcacacccacccaccatctacacacacacacacacacacacacacacacacacacacacacacacacacacaaacttacccTATGAGAGCGTCTATCTCCATCTGCTGGTTGGGTTTCATGCCTTTAAGCTTCGTGGAGATTTCGTCCCCAATGTAGCTGATGGCCATCTTGACAGACTCAGCCTTGCGCTGGTCATCTGCCTCACGTTCCTCCAGTTTGGCATTGTCCATCAGGTGGGAGTTAGGGGAGGGGCTCACACAGGTACTGTACACCTGTTTTGAGGGGAAACATTagtatttttggctcacgtaagtgtagcctatgcgatcgtaactttgtctgtctgtgcgtgcgtatgtgcgtatgtgtgtgcgtgcgtgcgtgtgtatgtctgtggtagaaactctaacatttgaagacgtcacattacattgacgtcacattatgacgtaagagggttagacgtcacgcgaaggaagtactgaaagtctcggtcattattattttgagcgggccgagactagttggcagtcgtgtccctgtaagtaggctacatgcagacagacagatctagatctagtgtctcgctttcttgcacagtttcacctatgctctgtgtgtgtgtgtgtgtgtgtacgtgtgtgtgtgtgtgtgtgtgtgtgtgtgtgtgtgtgtgtatgtgtgacggagtgattgagtttgtgttactgtttgtcgatttcttacgtgagccttgatggcttcgcctcttgttctgtTTACCACCCTGAAGAAGTCAACGACTGTCTGACgaaaatttgatgaagaatttacccaaactggttgctgttgtgttttggttttgttttgatgggaaacattataagatgttttggtggcttgttgacagaccagctttttttgttggtccaaggggaccatatcgtcttttgttttaggcctaaaaataaataggtgtggttacggtaacccgacctaccctatttttaggggccgaccctataactttttattacatttgtcacaacaacaacaaaaaacgagtgcaaaaaacgcaatgaaagcgaaagcgcccgagtcgcacacttatttccctgtcaagtaggtttaatttgtacacattagaaaaaaaagtttaaaaaaaagtgattgcctacctacctaccctattttttttggctatgttaccgtaaccacacctatttttttttttggccttatcgaccaaggccgaaggccgcggttgataaatatgagacaaaaggcgatatgctccccgaggaccaacaacaaagtactggtctgacaacaagctaccaaacatcgtttttgtcatcattttggttgtgcaacaaaatgcacaataacccacagggagacgaatttttagaatccaactccgggccacaaagcattgtcacagtagcacgagataacacgtcaaacttgtatgtgacgtcaaacgtagcttgttgacgcttttcttccagtctgaaaatgtacagagctgcgatcatacctgtgaaatcaggaagtgttgagcatatttcttttcttttaagtgtttatgacttttcgttgtagattttgcgattacagagataagttgcaaattgaccatgagtcgccgcggtaattatcaacattgattgggtctttgagagtgaatgcttacaatcgttgtcctcggaaacacaaatccaaagccacgatggttccacacatcaaacaatcagcctgattggcttttactttgacaatccacgtttcacatgaaagctcaaacccattcaccacctcaagttattgcatggggaacatgagatttatttaccaggtgtttgtgaatgaaaactcgtgaaaataaTGACAATATTGTATACATTATCAGGTATAACAAGGAAATGAAATATTATGAAGAATGTTGGTGAAAATCAAACAGGCTCCAATTTGGGTATGTTTCTTGCAGTTTCTCtatttggtgtgtgtgcctgtttgtgtgtaagtgtgtgtttgtgtgtaactGTGTGTCTTTTCTTTTAGCATCATTCTCTTTTTTTTGAAAATGgtacttctttaaaaaaaaaacctttttgtttttaaattattcaCCTCTGAAGACAATCATTAGTACATGTACTAATGATGCAATATATATGTAAATGCCTAACTAACGCATTAGTTACACATTTATGAAGTTTTCGTCTTACCCGTTCAGTATTCTTGATCTTGCAGTAGACTTGAGTCTGAATGGTAGGATGACCTCTTCCATTCAATACCTGGCGAGCTGTTAGCTGtttgggggaaaaaagaaaacattggTATGATTACCAGTTGTGAAGTGTAGTTTCCTTCTTTTGCTAATCTCATTTACctcataaggcctaaaaaaaaaaaaggtgtggttacggtaacccgacctaccctgtttttaggggccgatcctataactttttattacatttgtcaacaacaacaaaaacaaaacaaaaaaccagtgcaaaaaacgcaatgaaagcgaaag
Encoded here:
- the LOC138982129 gene encoding enolase 4-like, whose protein sequence is MSVSSNYKEAKEKYELKEKAVAYYQENGVPQKMEEILNSMFFDNPEDVYGHLANYFEKFIKPPLITKLTARQVLNGRGHPTIQTQVYCKIKNTERVYSTCVSPSPNSHLMDNAKLEEREADDQRKAESVKMAISYIGDEISTKLKGMKPNQQMEIDALIGLYMQMIKEEEYARKQLEEVEAPVEEVKPPVSVSPKEKKGKERNSAKGKGGKSGSAVVIPEEPREVFVQGAELVSAVSQAVCVAGAKSLELPVYQHIANLYNPEATQLRMPLPMVPIMQSGKAAAGKHNCIKEFMIIPSPGLSYTQSLDYITGIYNYVEKTLSVKGGAAARSVCETGALCPVFDKPEQGLDLLVEAITAANLTPGEDMHIAINAAAHEMFDFEKGKYEVTTGQPKSGDDIVDFWVELMSRYPAIMVIIDPLRKQEKNQWMRLCDRITERCFVGGNRIYPRASLLKDATLPDPIMSGASVLAFENLTHVSDLCACVKKMEDAGNQVILTARAGETQDDFLADLAVGMNVRFIQMGAPNRGERVSKYNRLLQIESELEASGKLAPQVDHEFKHIALPDNEEGELGAAISPTISPRKEEGKERGKKK